A DNA window from Ctenopharyngodon idella isolate HZGC_01 chromosome 10, HZGC01, whole genome shotgun sequence contains the following coding sequences:
- the acat1 gene encoding acetyl-CoA acetyltransferase, mitochondrial → MQFSIAIMTSSALYSTRTNLCRHLAHKYLSRTYSTRPSLNEVVIVSAVRTPMGSFKGSLSTVPATKLGSIAIKGAIEKAGIPLEEVKEVYMGNVLQAGEGQAPTRQALLGAGLPLSTEATTINKVCASGMKSIMMAAQSLMCGHQDVMVAGGMESMSQVPYVMAREAPPYGGVKMEDLIVKDGLTDVYNKFHMGNCAENTAKNSSITREEQDAFAINSYSRSKAAWESGIMAKEVVPVSIPQRGKPDIVVKEDEEYRKVDFSKVPKLKAVFQKENGTVTAANASTLNDGAAALVLMTADAAKRLNVTPLAKIVAFADAAVAPIDFPIAPAFAVPKILKAAGLKKEDIAMWEINEAFSVVVLANIKMLDIDPNKVNINGGAVSLGHPIGMSGARIVGHMVHNLKSGQYGLAGICNGGGGASSILIQKY, encoded by the exons ATGCAGTTTTCCATCGCGATAATGACATCCAGTGCACTTTACAGTACACGCACAAACCTGTGCAGACATCTG GCACATAAATATTTGAGTAGGACCTACAGCACAAGACCATCTCTAAAT GAAGTTGTCATCGTCAGTGCAGTTAGGACCCCAATGGGGTCTTTTAAAGGAAGCCTTTCCACAGTACCTGCCACCAAACTCGGTTCCATTGCTATTAAAGGAGCCATCGAGAAAGCAG GAATTCCTTTGGAGGAGGTGAAGGAAGTTTACATGGGCAATGTGTTGCAAGCAGGAGAAGGACAAGCACCAACCAGACAAGCTCTTCTGGGTGCAG GTCTCCCTCTGTCCACTGAGGCAACTACCATCAATAAAGTGTGTGCCTCTGGGATGAAGTCCATCATGATGGCCGCTCAGAGTCTCATGTGTGGCCATCAG GACGTGATGGTTGCTGGTGGAATGGAAAGCATGTCTCAGGTTCCGTATGTCATGGCCAGAGAAGCGCCCCCTTATGGTGGAGTGAAGATGGAGGATCTGATTGTTAAGGATGGCTTGACAGACGTCTATAACAAATTCCACATG GGAAACTGTGCTGAAAACACCGCCAAGAACAGCAGCATCACCAGGGAGGAGCAGGACGCATTTGCCATCAACTCCTACAGCCGCAGCAAAGCAGCGTGGGAGTCTGGCATCATGGCCAAGGAAGTGGTTCCTGTGAGCATCCCTCAGAGAG GAAAACCAGACATTGTTGTGAAGGAAGATGAAGAATATAGAAAGGTTGACTTCAGCAAAGTCCCCAAACTGAAGGCTGTGTTCCAGAAAGAGAACg GCACGGTGACGGCAGCCAACGCTAGTACGCTGAATGATGGAGCGGCTGCTCTTGTGCTCATGACAGCAGATGCAGCAAAGAGGCTCAACGTCACACCGCTTGCAAAGATTGTTG CTTTTGCTGATGCTGCTGTCGCCCCCATTGACTTCCCTATCGCTCCAGCCTTTGCCGTCCCTAAG ATCCTGAAGGCGGcaggtttaaaaaaagaagacattGCCATGTGGGAGATCAATGAAGCCTTCAGTGTCGTGGTGCTGGCCAACATCAAGATGTTAGACATCGACCCCAACAAAGTCAATATCAACGGAGGAGCGGTTTCTCTCGGACATCCAATTGG AATGTCAGGGGCGAGAATCGTAGGACACATGGTGCACAATCTGAAATCGGGACAGTACGGACTGGCCGGAATCTGCAATGGAGGAGGCGGCGCTTCCTCCATTCTGATCCAGAAGTATTAG